The following proteins come from a genomic window of Malus domestica chromosome 02, GDT2T_hap1:
- the LOC103405440 gene encoding cysteine desulfurase, mitochondrial yields the protein MAAKLLASALRRQTLTPKPASAASHLVRTLSTAAAVAEPVDDADGVSMKGVKIYGRPLYLDMQATSPVDPRVVDAMLPYYLTRYGNPHSRTHMYGWESDSAVETARAQVADLIGASPKEIVFTSGATECNNISVKGVMHFYKDKKRHVITTQTEHKCVLDSCRHLQQEGYDVTYLPVKSDGLIDLDELRTAIRPDTGLVSVMAVNNEIGVIQPMEEIGEICKEFKIPFHTDAAQALGKIPIDVDKWNVSLMSLSGHKVYGPKGVGALYMRRRPRIRVEPQMNGGGQERGIRSGTVPTPLVVGFGAACEIAKKEMEYDEKRVRELQDRMLKGIREKLDMVVVNGSEERRYPGNLNLSFGYVEGESLLMGLKEVAVSSGSACTSASLEPSYVLRALGVDEDMAHTSIRFGIGRFTTEEEIDRAVQLTVQQVKKLRELSPLYEMVKEGIDIKSIQWSQH from the coding sequence atggcagcGAAGCTTCTCGCTTCCGCTCTCCGCCGCCAAACCCTAACCCCAAAACCTGCCTCCGCTGCCTCCCATCTCGTCCGCACCCTCTCCACCGCGGCCGCCGTCGCCGAACCCGTCGACGACGCAGATGGAGTTTCAATGAAAGGGGTGAAAATTTACGGCCGGCCTCTGTACCTGGACATGCAGGCCACGTCGCCGGTGGACCCCAGAGTCGTCGACGCCATGCTTCCTTACTACCTCACCCGGTACGGAAATCCCCACTCCCGGACCCACATGTACGGCTGGGAGTCCGACTCCGCCGTTGAGACCGCCCGCGCCCAGGTTGCCGACTTAATCGGCGCCTCCCCCAAAGAAATCGTCTTCACCTCCGGCGCCACCGAGTGCAACAACATCTCCGTCAAGGGCGTCATGCACTTCTACAAGGACAAGAAGCGCCACGTCATCACCACCCAGACGGAGCACAAGTGCGTTCTGGATTCGTGCCGTCATCTGCAGCAAGAGGGCTACGATGTGACCTACCTTCCGGTGAAGTCCGACGGGCTTATCGACCTCGACGAGCTCCGGACCGCCATTCGGCCCGATACAGGGCTCGTATCGGTCATGGCGGTGAACAACGAGATTGGGGTTATTCAGCCGATGGAGGAAATTGGGGAAATTTGCAAGGAGTTCAAAATTCCATTCCATACGGACGCCGCTCAGGCGCTTGGGAAGATCCCAATTGATGTGGACAAATGGAATGTGAGCTTGATGTCGCTTTCGGGGCACAAGGTTTACGGGCCGAAGGGGGTCGGGGCTTTGTACATGAGGAGGAGGCCGAGAATTCGGGTGGAGCCCCAAATGAATGGAGGTGGGCAGGAGAGAGGAATTCGAAGCGGAACAGTTCCTACGCCGTTGGTGGTAGGATTTGGTGCGGCCTGCGAAATTGCGAAGAAGGAAATGGAGTACGATGAGAAGAGGGTAAGAGAGTTGCAGGATCGGATGTTGAAGGGGATTAGGGAGAAGCTTGATATGGTTGTGGTGAATGGTAGCGAGGAGAGACGTTATCCCGGGAATTTGAATCTGTCGTTTGGTTATGTGGAAGGGGAGAGCTTGTTGATGGGGTTGAAGGAGGTGGCTGTGTCGAGTGGGAGTGCGTGTACCAGTGCGAGTTTGGAGCCGTCGTATGTGTTGAGGGCATTGGGGGTGGATGAGGACATGGCTCATACTTCAATTCGGTTTGGGATTGGGCGGTTCACCACGGAGGAGGAGATTGACAGGGCGGTTCAGCTGACAGTGCAGCAGGTGAAGAAGTTGAGGGAGTTGAGCCCGCTGTATGAGATGGTGAAAGAAGGGATCGATATCAAGAGTATTCAGTGGTCACAGCATTGA
- the LOC103405565 gene encoding uncharacterized protein: MFKLSPRRNSRSRGFKVKHALQLFLLLGVCVWLAYQVKQSHGKKAEFRDKIKDGGDQILKLGRKDLKPVVEEIVDRNARQKEEEEEEQNKPEEIDNVGRGTGDDEVNENDENKIDERTKDQGDSVQGEKDSETNKEVTSEESNVNENEESKENENGNRNDEDDKAKQSEESNEKETEGAKEKESEEKEIVETVEKENGETKEMESEQKENVETTEKESEQKENGEFKETESEPKENVENKEQESEQKENGVTKEMGSEQKENVETTQKESEQKENGEFKETEGEPKENVENKEQESEQKENGVTKEMGSEQKENVETTQKESEQKENGESKETESEPKENVENKEQESEQKENDETKEKETEQKENEEIKEDKTEEKGTSEETQRVDNKEGEERNDTDDKEKEAEKEGDKIEKMLLTDDRVRDGGETDEGAREEPYKADDASSAMAHETQNATQDNGSSENSNEEKQFGDKENNTNSTEVVDVDQNKSVSNVEVTEKIELYGNEKAKETEVGGGESNHLEPDNGSTPNSTEQKQVDTKTDDSTPKNSTDQLQMDTKMDESTPQNSTDQQHVETKFNDSTQQNVVLEQTERSDVAANSEQQDSTTTASTITVNGDATNGVTPDTSSNSESAVSDSQTVNSGTPTETDKSSAPSTMSIVQTQKLSSNTEVEGTQENILSQKTNENEDAGQKQGGDSSSFQQEKDAPSNPDNKSDASQNENGSGVLNNTNANADTGAGQKEGSVDSSNSSVSQDKEESSNANTNVEAGQNENVNVVKSNTNDHTYAGQKENTGAGGEDSGNAQKENEDASNTNDNTNESQNVTVDSSNASIPEEEKEARIDLDTLPESKTATNNNDDTATE; encoded by the coding sequence ATGTTCAAGCTATCTCCTCGCAGGAACTCGAGATCTAGGGGGTTTAAGGTCAAGCATGCGCTGCAGCTGTTTCTTTTGCTGGGTGTGTGCGTCTGGCTGGCTTACCAAGTCAAGCAGTCTCATGGCAAGAAAGCGGAGTTCagggataaaataaaggatggTGGGGATCAGATCCTCAAGTTAGGAAGAAAGGATCTCAAGCCTGTTGTGGAGGAAATTGTCGATAGGAATGCAAGgcagaaggaggaggaagaagaagaacaaaacaAGCCTGAAGAGATCGATAATGTTGGAAGAGGCACCGGAGATGATGAGGTGAATGAAaatgatgagaacaaaattgatGAGAGGACAAAAGATCAAGGTGATTCAGTACAAGGTGAGAAAGACAGTGAAACGAACAAGGAGGTTACTAGTGAAGAGAGCAACGTGAATGAAAATGAAGAGAGTAAAGAGAACGAAAATGGAAACAGGAACGATGAAGACGACAAAGCCAAGCAGAGTGAGGAAAGCAATGAGAAGGAGACCGAAGGggccaaagagaaagaaagtgaAGAAAAGGAGATTGTAGAGACTGTAGAGAAAGAGAACGGAGAGACCAAAGAGATGGAAAGTGAACAGAAGGAGAATGTAGAGACTACAGAGAAAGAAAGTGAACAGAAGGAGAACGGAGAGTTCAAAGAGACAGAAAGTGAACCGAAGGAGAATGTGGAGAACAAAGAGCAAGAAAGTGAGCAGAAGGAGAACGGAGTGACCAAGGAAATGGGAAGTGAACAGAAGGAGAATGTAGAGACTACACAGAAAGAAAGTGAACAGAAGGAGAACGGAGAGTTCAAAGAGACAGAAGGTGAACCGAAGGAGAATGTGGAGAACAAAGAGCAAGAAAGTGAGCAGAAGGAGAACGGAGTGACCAAGGAAATGGGAAGTGAACAGAAGGAGAATGTAGAGACTACACAGAAAGAAAGTGAACAGAAGGAGAACGGAGAGTCCAAAGAGACGGAAAGTGAACCGAAGGAGAATGTAGAGAACAAAGAGCAAGAAAGTGAGCAGAAGGAGAACGATGAGACCAAAGAGAAAGAAACTGAACAGAAGGAGAATGAAGAGATCAAAGAGGACAAAACTGAAGAGAAAGGAACATCAGAGGAGACTCAAAGGGTGGATAATAAAGAGGGAGAGGAACGCAATGATACAGATGATAAAGAAAAGGAGGCCGAGAAGGAAGGTGATAAGATTGAGAAGATGCTTTTAACTGATGATCGGGTTCGAGATGGAGGTGAAACTGATGAGGGGGCAAGAGAAGAGCCTTACAAGGCAGATGATGCTTCCAGTGCTATGGCCCACGAAACTCAGAATGCGACACAAGATAATGGCAGTTCAGAAAATTCTAATGAAGAAAAGCAGTTTGGAGACAAAGAGAATAATACAAATAGCACTGAAGTGGTTGATGTTGATCAAAACAAGTCTGTCTCAAATGTGGAAGTGACTGAAAAGATTGAACTGTATGGTAATGAAAAGGCCAAGGAAACTGAAGTGGGCGGTGGTGAGAGTAATCACTTGGAACCAGACAATGGTTCCACGCCTAATTCAACGGAACAGAAACAAGTGGACACCAAGACAGATGACTCTACACCGAAAAATTCAACCGATCAGCTGCAAATGGACACAAAGATGGATGAGTCTACACCGCAAAATTCTACAGATCAGCAGCACGTGGAGACTAAGTTCAATGACTCTACACAGCAAAATGTTGTATTAGAGCAAACTGAGAGATCTGATGTAGCTGCCAACAGCGAGCAACAAGACTCTACCACAACAGCTTCCACTATAACTGTGAATGGTGATGCTACAAATGGAGTAACCCCAGATACTTCTAGTAATTCTGAATCTGCTGTCTCGGATAGTCAGACGGTCAACTCCGGTACACCTACGGAAACAGATAAAAGTTCTGCACCTTCAACCATGAGCATTGTTCAGACTCAAAAGCTCAGCAGTAACACCGAGGTAGAAGGAACACAGGAAAATATACTCTCTCAAAAAACAAACGAGAATGAAGATGCTGGCCAAAAGCAAGGTGGTGATTCTTCTTCCTTTCAACAAGAGAAAGATGCGCCGTCAAACCCAGATAACAAATCAGATGCAAGCCAGAACGAAAATGGCAGTGGTGTTCTAAACAACACCAATGCAAACGCTGATACAGGTGCAGGCCAAAAGGAAGGATCAGTTGACTCGTCAAATTCTTCAGTATCCCAGGACAAAGAAGAATCTTCAAACGCCAATACTAATGTTGAGGCTGGACAGAATGAGAATGTGAATGTTGTTAAGAGCAACACCAATGACCACACATATGCAGGCCAAAAGGAGAACACAGGTGCTGGTGGAGAAGACTCTGGTAATGCCCAGAAGGAGAATGAAGATGCGTCAAACACGAATGACAATACTAATGAGAGCCAGAATGTGACAGTGGATTCGTCTAATGCTTCGATCCCCGAAGAAGAGAAAGAGGCTCGTATAGACCTGGATACTTTGCCGGAAAGCAAAACTGCAACTAATAACAATGATGATACGGCCACTGAGTAA